Proteins encoded within one genomic window of bacterium:
- the ftsA gene encoding cell division protein FtsA translates to MSTKIIAGLDLGTTKVVCIIAKVGDNERPDVIGIGVSESTGLSRGIVTDIELSANSITTAIRDAERRSSVKLSELYTVITGEHIKSENSSAVIDVVGPNKEITSNDVDHVIKQAISRPESTETAREIIHTITHEFRIDDQPGITAPIGMIGNQLAVNVCIITGAYTAVQNIAKSVKYAGFGVRDFVLQSIASSYAVLHPDERELGCVLINIGGGTTDIAILYDGNVREIFSIGFGGIDVTHDISVGIATPLHKAEELKTKYGVACEDIATDESIKVPMIGSRGEQTINCNFLASIIEARLAEIFNLVYKRLKYSEYIDLLPAGIVLTGGTAKMRGIEKLAERILGIPTRIGIPSGINGYSDLIADPAYSTAVGLIIYGSLNKNGKEMGKIYSKNLFTKIANRVKKWLLE, encoded by the coding sequence ATGAGTACTAAAATTATTGCTGGCTTAGATTTAGGGACTACAAAAGTTGTCTGCATTATAGCGAAAGTAGGTGACAATGAGCGTCCTGATGTTATAGGAATAGGAGTCTCAGAATCTACAGGTTTAAGTAGGGGTATTGTAACAGACATTGAGTTATCAGCTAACTCAATTACAACTGCAATTCGTGATGCAGAGCGTCGGTCAAGTGTTAAACTAAGTGAATTATACACTGTGATTACTGGTGAGCATATAAAGAGCGAGAACTCAAGTGCTGTAATAGATGTTGTAGGTCCTAATAAGGAAATTACTTCCAACGATGTAGACCACGTTATTAAGCAAGCTATTAGTCGTCCCGAGTCTACCGAGACTGCGCGTGAGATTATTCATACTATTACACACGAATTTAGAATTGATGATCAACCCGGAATCACAGCTCCAATTGGAATGATTGGCAATCAGCTCGCTGTTAATGTTTGCATAATAACTGGCGCTTATACTGCTGTCCAAAATATTGCCAAATCAGTTAAGTACGCCGGGTTTGGTGTAAGAGATTTTGTCCTTCAATCTATAGCTTCATCCTATGCTGTCCTACATCCAGATGAACGTGAACTTGGCTGTGTACTTATAAATATTGGAGGTGGAACTACAGATATAGCTATTCTCTACGATGGTAATGTAAGAGAGATATTTAGCATTGGGTTTGGTGGCATTGATGTAACACACGATATTTCAGTCGGTATAGCAACTCCGCTACATAAAGCTGAGGAGTTAAAAACAAAGTATGGAGTTGCTTGTGAAGATATTGCAACCGATGAATCAATAAAAGTCCCAATGATTGGAAGTAGAGGGGAGCAAACGATAAATTGCAATTTTTTGGCTTCAATTATTGAAGCACGGCTTGCTGAAATATTTAATCTTGTCTATAAGAGATTGAAATACTCTGAATATATTGACCTTTTACCGGCTGGTATCGTTTTGACTGGTGGTACAGCTAAGATGCGCGGTATAGAGAAGCTTGCAGAACGTATTTTAGGTATACCTACAAGGATAGGCATTCCCAGTGGGATCAATGGGTATAGCGATTTGATAGCAGACCCAGCCTATAGCACAGCAGTTGGACTTATAATTTATGGGTCACTTAATAAGAATGGTAAAGAAATGGGCAAAATTTATTCAAAAAATTTATTTACTAAAATTGCCAATCGTGTGAAGAAATGGCTACTAGAATGA
- the murC gene encoding UDP-N-acetylmuramate--L-alanine ligase translates to MFRHISHIHFVGIGGIGMSGIAELLLNSGYKISGSDIHPSPITRRLEKLGARIFYDHKAQNVLPADVVVYSSAILNSNPELTEARYRSIPCIPRIEILGELMRMKESIAIAGTHGKTTITSMVGKILELAGLDPTIIIGGRLRSLGTNVRLGSGGFIVCETDESDKLFLNLFPIITVISSIDEDHLDNYKDLDEIIKTFIKFTNRVPFYGCNIVCIDDENIKQSIPKISKRYITYGFNNKANLRIRHYKLGLPSHFWVQSNSEDLGEFTIPLPGIHNILNATSAIAVALELELPLNIIKRAMSKFEKVIRRFELKGEVRGAKIIDDYAHHPYEIEVTLRAARTLYSGKIIVIFQPHLFSRTLKLIDRFGTCFREADEVIITPIYPARESPIQGVTGKLIVDSAISKGYKNISYTESKEELIQHIMRYLCAGKLKKGDTIFTMGAGDIYKVGEEILKKLKS, encoded by the coding sequence ATGTTTAGGCATATAAGCCATATTCATTTTGTAGGTATCGGTGGAATTGGAATGAGTGGGATAGCTGAGCTTTTACTTAACTCTGGTTATAAAATATCAGGCTCTGATATACATCCCTCCCCTATCACCCGTAGGCTCGAGAAACTGGGTGCTCGTATATTCTATGACCATAAGGCACAGAATGTCTTGCCTGCCGATGTTGTTGTTTACTCTTCAGCTATTCTTAATTCTAATCCTGAGCTCACTGAAGCCCGTTACAGAAGTATTCCATGCATACCGAGAATTGAAATCCTTGGTGAACTTATGCGGATGAAGGAAAGCATTGCTATTGCCGGTACTCATGGTAAAACTACTATAACTTCAATGGTAGGTAAAATTCTTGAACTCGCCGGTCTTGACCCTACAATTATTATAGGCGGTAGATTGAGGTCGCTCGGCACTAATGTGAGACTCGGTAGCGGTGGATTTATTGTATGCGAAACAGATGAAAGTGACAAGTTATTTCTCAACTTATTTCCCATTATTACTGTTATCTCATCAATTGATGAGGACCATCTGGATAATTATAAAGATTTGGATGAAATCATCAAAACTTTTATTAAATTTACAAATAGGGTCCCATTTTATGGATGCAATATAGTTTGCATTGATGATGAGAATATTAAGCAGAGCATTCCAAAGATAAGTAAAAGGTATATAACTTATGGATTTAATAATAAAGCTAATCTTAGAATAAGGCATTATAAATTGGGGTTACCTTCCCATTTCTGGGTCCAATCCAATAGTGAAGATTTAGGTGAATTCACAATTCCGCTACCAGGTATTCACAACATTTTAAATGCTACCTCCGCAATAGCAGTTGCTTTAGAGCTTGAACTACCGCTTAATATTATAAAGAGGGCGATGTCTAAATTTGAAAAAGTTATTAGAAGGTTTGAACTTAAGGGAGAAGTGAGGGGCGCTAAGATTATTGATGATTATGCACATCATCCATATGAGATAGAGGTCACTTTACGAGCCGCCCGAACCCTATATTCTGGCAAAATAATAGTCATTTTTCAACCACATCTGTTCTCAAGAACACTTAAACTTATTGATAGATTTGGCACCTGCTTCAGGGAGGCTGATGAGGTTATAATTACCCCTATATACCCTGCTCGTGAATCTCCTATACAAGGCGTTACTGGCAAGCTTATTGTAGACTCTGCTATTTCAAAAGGATACAAAAACATATCTTATACAGAGTCTAAAGAGGAACTCATCCAGCACATAATGAGGTATTTGTGTGCTGGAAAGCTTAAAAAGGGCGATACCATCTTCACTATGGGTGCGGGTGACATCTATAAAGTAGGCGAAGAAATATTAAAGAAATTAAAATCCTAA